Below is a window of Arabidopsis thaliana chromosome 2, partial sequence DNA.
GTCCCATTCATCTCCTTTTCTTTGATCATTCAatactctcttttcttttcttaaccATTGTACAAATTTTCGGCAAAGTTGTTTGTTTGCAATTATGCACGTGTCTTATGTTACTAACCTCACGAGTACTCACTAGTACTTACACTATAACTTTCACACACTTGGGAATTATCATCGTTGACAACATAGTACATGATggttctttgtctttttttattgGCACAAAATTCCTGATTCCACAAGAATATGGtttataaaaagatataagTCACATAATCATTCCGTCATTCAATAGATTATCAATAAAAAGgggaaaattttaaaagtaaatagtGATCACCTCATGGATCAAAACAAGATAaggacaaagaagaaggattgaTCATGGTAATGAAAGGGAATCCTGATGATGCTACAACTGTCTTTAACGGTTTAATTTCTGTGATCGGTAGATATCCCGGCAACGGCTTCCCATGCAAACTCGTCACCGATCGATTCAAACCCATGTAATAATCTGCTGGTTCCAAAATTCTAACTTTTGACGATGAAGATATCCCAAGACTTAGCTCGAGATCGTTGTGCTCATTTCCTGAAAACGTTAAAAGCTTTTCGTAAATCATGTCGTAATgtcttaaattaaaatattgatcAAGTTGAATAAGATATAGTTTAGTGGTTTGTGTTACTGTTGTCGTTGTGCATTAAAgtttaaatctttcaaaaaaaaaaaaaaaattgattaaaatctataaactAATATGCATTGAATTTTGAACGAGAATGATTCTGAAAGGTAAGGCTAGCTAGCTAGGGTTTGGTTGATCAAATCAAAGGTGTGCAACATGTGTCAAAGTGAAGTTGTGGTTAGGGTTTTTAGCTTTCACCTAAATGATAACAATGATTTAGTATGTATATTTACAGCCGTGACCCTACATTTATAAAGTACCTTTACTATGGGCACCCAACTTAATATCCCCTTCCATCTTTCTTATCTCATTGCATTTTGCTGCTGCTGCATTCAATCCCCTATGAGTATTCATACAAACACTTTTACAAATCGTATGCATTATATGTGTGAATCATATACGCGATAGGAATCAACTGGTCACGGTTAATAGTGAATGAAATTGTACCCGCGAGAAGAGTAACGAATCGAACCTGTTTTGGAAGAGATGGATGTGATCATTTCTCATATGGGTGTTTTTGTATTTAGAACCTCCTCTTGCTAAGCTTGCACTCGCTCGTCTAAGAGATTGCACAAACTCTTCTTTGCTTAAATTCTTCATCTACCACATCATTCAAAATATCCATATTATAGTATTCGAACGTCCaacttctctgtctctttatAGGAAGCAATAagttatatgaaaaaaaaaaccttttcaATGTCTTGTTTGTAATCATCCACGATAAAGTTGATATCTGCTTGGAGTCCCCGGAATCTGATAGCAGCTCGGTCGTACGCTCTGATAtgtatttgaatatataagtCAACTAATATTTCTCTAAAgatataaactaaaatgtccaaaaaagaaaaaatgaagaatttttGAAAGGACGAATGTTATGTCATGTAACATCTGTTACTATTTCTTACACCTTGCGGCTGTGTAGGCTGTGTCGAAACCACCTgtttttaaccaaacaaaagacaaaactgaaaaagtgAAAATCTTTCATCATTTGGTTTACTCTTTTCAGAATTCTCTTATCCAAGAAGGTTTTAAACCTTAATATAATAGtaagagaaatagaaaatctCATCTAATTACCCAAATAAACTTGTTTTCCACAGTCCCTAcacataaatcccaaaaccaaGTGTTAAtctcaaaactaattaaaatatattttataacttaAAGTTTATGAATGAATACCAAATATGAGATTCCCAACGGCCGGTTCGACGGTAAAAGGTAACGCCACGATAATGAGAGCTTCTTGATCTTGGGCCACGTcgactttttttcttcatcaccaacgtttcttgtttatttctttgcaTCGACGAAAGATCCAACCACTCATTTCCGGGGCCGGAGAGTTCATTTTccgaaggaggaggaggaggaggaggaggagggggaGGAGGAAGGATTTCGACGTTTCGTTTAAGGATTCCAAATGTAATCAAAGACAAGTTGTCGTTTGAGGGATTAAtggaatcttcttcttgaatgAAGATGGAAGTTGGTACTTTGCAATCTTCATCTTCGTTGTGTGTCGACAAGATTCCGAGGTTGAGGTCCAACATGAGTATTTGTAGGAATGAGTAATATGTCGTCGCTTTTGTGATTGTTCCGGTGACTCTAGAGAGACTCTAAGAGTCTATCTAAAAcagggaagaaaaagaacgTGGGACGTGTTGTTCAGTGCGATTGTCTACACACtgatttattagtttttggCTACTTTTCAGACATCtctatttattaatttattgattgcgttattttttttctttttcctataTTTAAACATGTGTATAAACCAATTTCCGAACATCTCGAAAAAATATAAGAACGACTTACCCAAAATATATCTTAGCCAATATCTATTACTAGCTCGGTCTTATACGTTTTCAAGATATTCGGAGATTCGTGTATATATAGTCTGAATAGTAAGTACGCGTTCGTATGAATATATGACTACTGAAAATTTGATATACGGGAATATGAAtagtatatatgtgtgtgtatattcTTTACTAATAGTCTAATAATACTATCACAATGTAATTTGTATAAACTATTACTCTTTTCGAATATTACTTACAGATTgagaaaattatgaatttatatCACGAGTGGGGACACCCGAACATGAATGCATTATGAggaaaattattttggtaGACCAAATCGGGTATCAATTTTTCTGCACCACAATAAAAACCATACAAAATCTCTTTTTGAATAGATATGTCAATGAATACAATAATGGAGTGAAATGGAACGTGTTGGGGACCTAAGCGTCGGTCCAATAAAGCCAACTACCACTTTTGTATGTGGAGGGGAGAGAGAGGTAGAATTAGAAACCTTAATGAAGAGAGAGTGTGACTTATTATGTCATTCGTTTGTATAAACAATTCAGCAATCACCAAGTACATGTTTATATGGACACCTAGATATCAATAATTTAGAAACGTTGGATGATAAGTTCGTGTGCATATCTCAACCGTCCATTTTCTCATGATTTGATGAAAGTACAAAAACTAGATTTGTTAAGGAATCTTTATTAATCCGTCCTCTGCACACTAAATCTGGCCTTTCCGTATATGGTAAGaccaaatcttaaaaagttttcttctcgTCATCATTCTCTTTCCTTACTTagtaatttcttcttcttcttcttctttttttttttcacatgaGAATGATGCTAAATAATCATTAAATGCAAGATTTAACCAAGCTGGACAAAAAGGGTCACACACAGAGATTTACTTAACCAACACTACAGAATGTGAAGTCGAATACATCAACTTTTGTCACAGAAACTCATGAGATTTCTTGTGAATTGTCCTTTTCAGCCGTAGCAAAAAGCCAACTATTACCGCTTTTGACACAGGCAAGATTATCAAATTTTCCCCCTAAACCGGATGAAGTTACTTTCGTCGGGCATGATACGAACCACCACCTCCTTGATGATAATAAAACCGGTGACGAGACCCACCACTCTTCCCACTGCCTTCCCCGGTTCGAGTGGATCCTCTGCTTCCTCCAGAAGTCCAATTCAATATCTGTGTTCCTAACCCATTTGCTTCCTCTTCATCCCTCTCATTGTACTCGAGTACTAACCTCTTTATGTCTTGTTTCTCTTCCAATTCTGCAgcttctttctgttttgtgcTCTGCACTAGAGCACAATCACTCGGGATTAGCATTTGccttgtttgttgtttgtttcctcTCTTCACTAGGACCTTCACTTGAACCTCTCTTTGCTCTCCATTCTCTTCATCCAACACTTCTTCACCGTTTTCACCTACTACCCGCccaaaatgatgatgatcttttCCAGATCCTTCAAAAACACTCATCGGTATTGTCATGTTCAATGCCGGTCTACCTCGTAATTCTAGCTTCCTTTGCTCCATGCTCTCCTGCATCCACAAAACATATCAGTACTTAATCATGTTCAAATTCCGAAAAATAACTTCCCTCTTGCATCAGTGTAAACTGGTTTTTCCACCAAACTAAATTAGAGAAAATAGATGCATCAAtctacataaacaaaaaaagacggATTCTGAACTTGCCTGAAGTAAGGCCTTCAGTTCTTGATCGAAGTCCGCTTGTTCCTCAAGATCTACGGTTACCACCTTTTGCCTTACACGaaatttatcatcatcagatCCAGGTCCATCgccatcatcataatcatcccCATCACCACTCTCAGATCCCCGCTCATGATTTCCATCATCCAACTCTTCGTTCTGTCCATCACGAACCACGGAGCCACTACCAGAATCGCTGTCGCTTTCTTCTCCGTGAGCTTCTCCATTCTCTCTAATATCTTTGGCAGTACTTTTCCCGTTAGAAGAGATAACATCAGAAGACGACTTGTTTGAAGGCTTTGTATCTGAGTGTCTTTCTATACTGACTTTGTCTCCTGAAGAAGCATGTTCACGCTCTTCCAGCTGAAGTATAGCGGCATTGACCTCATCAATGGTTGAGTAACGAGTCATATTAGGTCTCAAATTGGCAAATAGATCCTGCGTTGAGAAGAAGTTAAGACACATTATTTGTTACAGATACACTGAACCCTTAAGTGAAAATTGGATAATTTCTActaaaaaaatccaatctcATGTCCACTATAATAAAACACAAGACTAACCTGCAAGTCAAATTCAATATCCAGTGGAAGGTGGCCCTTGCTCAGGATGTATCTCTGGAagtgtattaaaaattgatcaaGCCTTTTCTTTGAAGAACCTCGATCAAAGTAGTGCCCACAGGTTTCCAGAAGAATGATAACCATCCTGACACGGAAAAAATCTTCTGGTGGATCCAGCACCTCTTGCTAACATCATAAAAGTATATACAACAGCAATTCAGTGGAAAAGAAGGAGTGAGAATTAATCGTAAAGCAATGATCCTAAATCTGTATATCATGAGGAATGTATAAAAGAAAGTAACACGAGAagagacattttttttggtaaacacGAGAAGAGACTtatgattataatttttatgcTAAACCACACAAAGAGGAccatttataatttaataaaggATTAGCTCTTGAAGAGTGTTAGGCTAACGTACCTCTGAAGTATCATGACCATATAAAAGAGTTAAATAAAGTGTCTCGAATATCACAGATGAATCTACGTGCTCATAGTTGTACAGCTCCCCTAAGAATCTCATATGGGCTAGCCGCTTCTGTTGTGCCCCATATTCATTCAACTCAAGCCCAACCCTTATCTCCTCCAGTACCTTCAAGTGAAAAGAATGTACCACGTTACTTCAGAAAACAGATGTGATACTAAGCTTGGACAACATGCAATACCTTCAAAGAAAGTGTGAGATGAATTAAGTCTGCAAAAGctatacataaaatttaagtCAAGCATGTAAATTCATGAGACGGCAtaaccaagaaacaaaatacacCAAACATCAAATTTTATGATGCTAGAATATTTCCATACACTTTTCTGATTTCAAACAACATGGAATCGAAACCTATAGGCATGTTTCTCTAACCATTTTCAACAGAAAGCTTCTTTTAGACTTCACATAAGAAACATTACCATTTCAACTTGACGgcaattttcatttctattgACTAAAAGAAGGAAGTTTATCATCTTAGACCTTTTCACTACTGCACATAATAAATCACCAATTGCCTACAAATTTAGCACTACTTTTAGTTATAACTCCACAGGGAAGAGAACAAGCTACATATCtttaaaacaatcaaactTTGTACATGATTCAATTCTTCAAACTGGAGAGGGGAAATCAGAATAGTTTTCCCGAGAGCCAGGGAGAAGCCATTTATGCAACACCATCTGAAGTAATAGCTATCTAACTTTTGGGAACCAACTGTACGCAAAAACCCATGACCAGAGTAATTTTCTACAGTAAAACCCggaaacttttgatttttctgaaCTTACGGATTTACAGGTCCAGAGAGCTAAAAATGAAAAGCCATATGTATTAGTCTATTAGATATAGTGGAAGGAACATACCTCATCAACAACAGCCACCACAAACTCATCATGATGGCGGCTCAAACCAGAAGTCAAGGAAGCAATTAAGTGAATCTGACCATACTTTCCCTTGTGAACCTTCATAAAGCACTTTAAGATGTATTGCTCACATTCACTCCATGGCAGCTTCCGCAGTTGCTTCAGTACGTTTGCAATGGAATCTTTATCAAGATCAGAGAATAGCAATTTTCGAACATACTGCAGAAATTTGAACAGAAGTATAAGAATAACAAATTTCAATACAATTGCGCAATGGAAAATTATTGAAACATAAAAGATATGGAAGTTGGAGATTAGTAAGTACCTGATGCAATGGTGGACGAACTTTAGAAATTCTTGCTGATCTTTCAGGAGGTTTACACAAGTAGTAGGCATTTTCCACAAGAGTGCTTTGACGAGGATCTAAATTCTTGACATTTTTCAGGCGCATCAATATGTCCAGCATATTTGTCATCCTGAGTGTGGTTTCAGGAGACCGATAAAGGAAACGGCCACATGTCTCCAGAAGATTGCAAGCAACATCAATGTTATGGTGAGTAAATTCATCTAAGCAAGcctgcaataaaaaaaattaggaagtgaacattttataaaattggaTGGTTCAAGTTTCACCAGAGAGGATATAATCTGTCCCCATACAATTACATTTTGATATCTGGTAAGAGGATTCAAGTGAAAGTTACTTACCCTATTAATTGAAACTCACCTAGCATAAGTTcagaaattcaagaaaataaacatctCTATAGAATGCATATTGGGTTGTGCGGTTATACCTTCAAACAACTGAATACAAGACCAGCAGGTACAATTTTAAACTTGCAGAGTTCTCCAATAAATCTGATGTTTcggatttttgtttcaatattcATTTGGTCCTGCAAGAAATTAAATTTGCAACTACATCAGACGGATCACTACATTTGAACACCGTTTATAAGGGAATGTTGGGAGCGAAACTGAGAACATAGGTATTCGCATCAGTAGAGTGAATTGACTTCAGTATGCTCAAAGGTTAAAACTGCAGTCATAATCAAATGTATTGAAGGTAAAATTCATTACTAACCTTTTTATGGACCAGAGAATTAAACTCGTCTTCCAACATCTGCACAAGCATAGACGGGATGTCCTTCATGCACGATGCTAGTGTTGCAACCATACGCGAATAGTATGCTAGCAACTCCAGAGATGTCCTAGGGACATTAAATAACGCTTTGacaagtttttttctgtttgtcttGGAATTTAAATAACAATATTCCACCTGGAAATACAAAGTATAGATATAAACAATGGAGAAAAGAGgttcaacaaataaaacatcaaGTAGAAAACCATTTCAAGGACTCTTACCGTTAACTGGTCAATAAGATCCCGGCTAACACAACCCGGAAGTCGCTGTAACAATCTTTCGAAGTTTGCCACGTCAAGGCTCTTACCTTTCTCCTTCTCATGTTCCATCTTTTTCTCACTAtccttctcttttcctttttccttcttaGTATCCTTAgccttttccttttctacttcttccttctcttttggCTGCTCAGCATTTGATCGATCATCCATACTAGCAGAATCAGCAGAAACCTCTGTTGTATCTTCggttgtttgttgattttcaacAACTTCAGAGCTAGACTCCTACGATCAATCACAACAAGGCATTAAATCAAAAGTGTAGGCTTTTTATATAACAAGCAAGGAAGAAAGCAATTCTCGCTGGAGGGATAACTCCAGTAATAAGTTCGTTTTTCACAATGCACATATACGCAGCACGAAATCTGTCAACAAGCAAATTATGTCATTCCAAGGTAGACAATTTAGTGATGATTGCCGACCAAGGGTCCTTCATCGTACATATCAAAAAGGAACACCATGCACGTTCACACATAGCAACAACAATTAATGTCTTCCAACAATATCTTAAGAAAGCAAAGTGACGAATATAATGTAGAATGTAATCCACTTACAGAGAGTTTCTCTTTTGCCTTAGCAGATTGCTCATTTGATTTAGGCTCTGCTTCTCCCAACAATACTGCTGGAACAAATGCCCTAGAGAAACAATGCATCTGACATAAGCaattgaaaactaaaagaaaaaagttga
It encodes the following:
- the SNZ gene encoding Integrase-type DNA-binding superfamily protein (SCHNARCHZAPFEN (SNZ); CONTAINS InterPro DOMAIN/s: DNA-binding, integrase-type (InterPro:IPR016177), Pathogenesis-related transcriptional factor/ERF, DNA-binding (InterPro:IPR001471); BEST Arabidopsis thaliana protein match is: Integrase-type DNA-binding superfamily protein (TAIR:AT3G54990.1); Has 4792 Blast hits to 4254 proteins in 261 species: Archae - 0; Bacteria - 31; Metazoa - 43; Fungi - 6; Plants - 4636; Viruses - 12; Other Eukaryotes - 64 (source: NCBI BLink).), which produces MLDLNLGILSTHNEDEDCKVPTSIFIQEEDSINPSNDNLSLITFGILKRNVEILPPPPPPPPPPPPSENELSGPGNEWLDLSSMQRNKQETLVMKKKSRRGPRSRSSHYRGVTFYRRTGRWESHIWDCGKQVYLGGFDTAYTAARAYDRAAIRFRGLQADINFIVDDYKQDIEKMKNLSKEEFVQSLRRASASLARGGSKYKNTHMRNDHIHLFQNRGLNAAAAKCNEIRKMEGDIKLGAHSKGNEHNDLELSLGISSSSKVRILEPADYYMGLNRSVTSLHGKPLPGYLPITEIKPLKTVVASSGFPFITMINPSSLSLSCFDP
- the SNZ gene encoding Integrase-type DNA-binding superfamily protein — encoded protein: MLDLNLGILSTHNEDEDCKVPTSIFIQEEDSINPSNDNLSLITFGILKRNVEILPPPPPPPPPPPPSENELSGPGNEWLDLSSMQRNKQETLVMKKKSRRGPRSRSSHYRGVTFYRRTGRWESHIWDCGKQVYLGGFDTAYTAARAYDRAAIRFRGLQADINFIVDDYKQDIEKMKNLSKEEFVQSLRRASASLARGGSKYKNTHMRNDHIHLFQNRFDSLLFSRVQFHSLLTVTS
- a CDS encoding regulator of nonsense transcripts UPF2 (binding;RNA binding; FUNCTIONS IN: RNA binding, binding; INVOLVED IN: translation, RNA metabolic process; LOCATED IN: cellular_component unknown; EXPRESSED IN: 23 plant structures; EXPRESSED DURING: 13 growth stages; CONTAINS InterPro DOMAIN/s: Armadillo-type fold (InterPro:IPR016024), MIF4G-like, type 3 (InterPro:IPR003890), Up-frameshift suppressor 2 (InterPro:IPR007193), MIF4-like, type 1/2/3 (InterPro:IPR016021); Has 8683 Blast hits to 5464 proteins in 545 species: Archae - 34; Bacteria - 610; Metazoa - 3010; Fungi - 1047; Plants - 271; Viruses - 134; Other Eukaryotes - 3577 (source: NCBI BLink).), whose translation is MDHPEDESHSEKQDDEEALARLEEIKKSIEAKLTLRQNNLNPERPDSAYLRTLDSSIKRNTAVIKKLKQINEEQREGLMDDLRGVNLSKFVSEAVTAICEAKLKSSDIQAAVQICSLLHQRYKEFSASLTQGLLKVFFPGKSAEDLEADKNSKAMKKRSTLKLLLELYYVGVIEDSNIFINIIKDLTSVEQLKDRDTTQTNLTLLTSFARQGRIFLGLPISGQDEDFFKGLDVTADQKKSFKKAFNTYYDALADLLQSEHKLLLQMEKENAKLVNAKGELSEDSASSYEKLRKSYDHLYRNISSLAEALDMQPPVMPEDGTTRLTAGDEASPSGTVKDTSVPEPIWDDEDTKTFYECLPDLRAFVPAVLLGEAEPKSNEQSAKAKEKLSESSSEVVENQQTTEDTTEVSADSASMDDRSNAEQPKEKEEVEKEKAKDTKKEKGKEKDSEKKMEHEKEKGKSLDVANFERLLQRLPGCVSRDLIDQLTVEYCYLNSKTNRKKLVKALFNVPRTSLELLAYYSRMVATLASCMKDIPSMLVQMLEDEFNSLVHKKDQMNIETKIRNIRFIGELCKFKIVPAGLVFSCLKACLDEFTHHNIDVACNLLETCGRFLYRSPETTLRMTNMLDILMRLKNVKNLDPRQSTLVENAYYLCKPPERSARISKVRPPLHQYVRKLLFSDLDKDSIANVLKQLRKLPWSECEQYILKCFMKVHKGKYGQIHLIASLTSGLSRHHDEFVVAVVDEVLEEIRVGLELNEYGAQQKRLAHMRFLGELYNYEHVDSSVIFETLYLTLLYGHDTSEQEVLDPPEDFFRVRMVIILLETCGHYFDRGSSKKRLDQFLIHFQRYILSKGHLPLDIEFDLQDLFANLRPNMTRYSTIDEVNAAILQLEEREHASSGDKVSIERHSDTKPSNKSSSDVISSNGKSTAKDIRENGEAHGEESDSDSGSGSVVRDGQNEELDDGNHERGSESGDGDDYDDGDGPGSDDDKFRVRQKVVTVDLEEQADFDQELKALLQESMEQRKLELRGRPALNMTIPMSVFEGSGKDHHHFGRVVGENGEEVLDEENGEQREVQVKVLVKRGNKQQTRQMLIPSDCALVQSTKQKEAAELEEKQDIKRLVLEYNERDEEEANGLGTQILNWTSGGSRGSTRTGEGSGKSGGSRHRFYYHQGGGGSYHARRK